In Syntrophorhabdaceae bacterium, one genomic interval encodes:
- a CDS encoding enoyl-CoA hydratase-related protein — translation MNEPHVLYETKGHIAVITLNRPKAKNAFSPEMIMLWREYLGKAQRDDGIRVIIVTGNGDTFCSGGDIRDMAEGKLKSWDMKRFLWDGVHRIVLTLEDLDKPVIAAINGAAMGAGMDMAIMCDLRVCSDRAKLAESYIMMGLVPGDGGAYFLPRLAGLSKALELLFTGDVISAEEALRFGIVNRVVAHDRLMNETMKLAEKIAARPPLAIRMTKRAVYQGLTSALRSHLDYISSQISLLSETKDHQEAALSFLEKRKPKFEGK, via the coding sequence ATGAACGAACCGCATGTGCTGTATGAAACAAAGGGACATATCGCAGTGATTACACTGAACAGGCCAAAGGCAAAGAATGCCTTCAGCCCGGAGATGATCATGCTCTGGCGTGAATACCTTGGAAAGGCTCAACGGGATGACGGGATACGGGTCATCATCGTCACCGGCAACGGCGACACCTTCTGCTCGGGCGGCGACATACGCGATATGGCGGAAGGAAAGCTGAAATCATGGGACATGAAGCGATTCCTCTGGGATGGTGTTCACAGGATCGTCCTGACCCTCGAAGACCTTGATAAGCCGGTCATCGCGGCAATTAACGGCGCAGCGATGGGCGCCGGCATGGATATGGCGATCATGTGCGACCTCAGGGTATGCTCCGACAGGGCAAAGCTTGCTGAATCGTATATCATGATGGGACTTGTCCCGGGCGACGGGGGAGCATATTTCCTGCCCCGGCTTGCCGGTCTGTCGAAGGCGCTTGAACTCCTCTTCACCGGTGACGTCATAAGCGCTGAAGAGGCATTACGTTTCGGCATCGTCAACCGCGTCGTGGCCCATGACAGGTTAATGAATGAGACGATGAAACTCGCCGAGAAGATCGCCGCCAGGCCGCCGCTTGCGATCCGCATGACGAAGAGGGCTGTCTATCAGGGATTGACAAGCGCCCTGCGGTCTCACCTCGACTACATCTCTTCACAGATATCCCTGCTGTCGGAGACAAAGGACCACCAGGAAGCAGCGCTCTCGTTCCTTGAGAAGAGAAAGCCAAAGTTCGAGGGAAAATAG